Proteins co-encoded in one Neodiprion lecontei isolate iyNeoLeco1 chromosome 3, iyNeoLeco1.1, whole genome shotgun sequence genomic window:
- the LOC107226676 gene encoding integrator complex subunit 4 has protein sequence MAALMKKRVLAEFSQSQVLTEPPVKKIRTLRCSASVSNKNSCASGDSSSALAYIELLDKCKAGNDALQLLLRISDSLAQVQSEDVSLAAKRLVERFANEPEAAVRAKILWVLAELGGVAEDPADKADIVEETANLLKNEESHRVKSQGLATLLKLGNFHRSVALQAARDHLPDTWHGVQTRCLSIIGRFLTANTSDEMLKFVGNYAHSQDPRVRAQAFETMAELHSRRGCRLPASLFSGTCDALRDDYEIVRRAVLKLIWLLGVEYPDNIIVGDGEELRMIDCAFSKICGLMGDLSPRVRAAAMSLLGMMKGVSRRFVEQALDKKQKRGGDEGPEVEERSGSCGAFIHGLEDEFLEVRTAAVEALCSLSLEQPNIARTSLDFMVDMFNDEIQDVRLRAIESLRKMSASVTLREDQLETILGALEDFSGEVREGLHATLATSRLATRNCLHMCVNRLLDNLARYPQDKESIRACLASLGASHPYLTLPLVPQLLGRHPFFDTPEPDVDEPSYASVLVLIFNAALHCPSMPALFTEHAAKHYHYLRDTMPHLVPRLRPTPTPFPSLGKDSIEDDETRDRRGREFLERMVVGAERARPYGRVHTQLLEVAGVELDRLAEMDSGMEGAARFTALYIRCLLLLRSIVQELSSPPSSSSSTISGSSSTNNVAVLLQHAQKLQRLFTGLGVEEISLANDIHLKALAVELIRVTRGATGSALPLARHFLSEADALPPDSRKLPPFSRALVLQLPSLGEAKPGSLTRLLIPLLLTPPAQGEERLPRPSTMTRVCRAIIEEPRGDADAALKFTGGLLLGIPLTAKILNLRDPGMLRIKLRHPDQQIQLLLPRQSDLRSQTTNQSEYRLRTTVLLSHQVWMEACNVEVSLSLLVPSSPICTHPPLDDPCVIDLCKPVKVSVSPKPIKRGI, from the exons ATGGCTGCATTAATGAAGAAACGAGTACTGGCGGAATTCAGCCAAAGTCAG gTGTTGACCGAACCaccagtgaaaaaaattcgcacactTCGCTGCTCTGCGTCGGTGAGCAATAAGAACAGCTGTGCAAGTGGGGATAGTAGTTCTGCGTTAGCTTACATAGAATTACTTGATAAATGCAAAGCTGGAAATGATGCATTACAGCTGCTTTTGCGAATATCTGATTCTCTCGCACAAGTGCAATCGGAAGATGTTTCATTAGCAGCAAAGCGACTTGTCGAAAGGTTTGCCAATGAACCAGAAGCAGCTGTCCGGGCAAAGATTCTTTGGGTGTTAGCAGAGTTAGGAGGAGTCGCAGAAGATCCAGCAGACAAAGCTGACATCGTGGAAGAAACagcaaatttattaaaaaatgaagaatctCACAGAGTCAAAAGTCAAGGCTTGGCTACTTTGTTAAAATTGGGGAATTTTCACAG GAGTGTGGCACTACAAGCAGCTCGCGATCACTTACCAGACACGTGGCATGGCGTACAGACACGGTGCCTATCTATAATTGGACGATTTCTGACTGCTAATACTTCAGATGAGATGTTGAAATTTGTCGGAAACTATGCTCATTCGCAAGATCCCCGAGTCAGAGCCCAAGCGTTCGAGACTATGGCAGAATTACATTCGCGAAGGGGATGTCGCTTACCAGCTAGTCTATTTTCAGGAACATGCGATGCCCTTCGTGACGATTATGAGATTGTACGCCGAGCTGTATTAAAACTAATATGGCTGTTAGGTGTGGAGTATCCTGATAA CATTATAGTAGGAGATGGCGAAGAGTTGAGGATGATAGATTGTGCATTCTCGAAAATCTGTGGTCTGATGGGTGACCTGTCACCTCGAGTGAGAGCTGCGGCAATGTCTTTATTGGGAATGATGAAAGGTGTTTCACGCAGATTTGTGGAGCAAGCATTGGATAAGAAGCAAAAGAGAGGCGGGGATGAAGGGCCAGAAGTTGAAGAAAGGAGTGGTTCTTGTGGGGCATTTATTCATGGACTGGAAGATGAATTCTTGGAA gTACGTACAGCTGCTGTTGAAGCCTTGTGCTCTTTGTCTCTCGAGCAACCTAATATCGCGCGCACTTCCCTTGACTTTATGGTGGACATGTTCAATGACGAAATTCAGGATGTGCGATTGAGAGCAATCGAATCATTGCGTAAAATGTCTGCCAGCGTCACTCTTAGGGAAGATCAATTAGAAACTATACTTGGAGCTTTGGAAGATTTCTCTGGGGAAGTAAGAGAAGGGCTTCATGCCACTTTGGCTACAAGTCGATTGGCCACTCGCAACTGTCTTCATATGTGTGTAAATAGATTATTGGATAATCTGGCCCGGTATCCACAAGACAAAGAAAGTATTCGAGCCTGTTTAGCATCTCTAGGAGCTTCTCATCCATATCTTACTCTCCCCCTTGTGCCTCAGCTCCTTGGTCGGCATCCATTCTTTGATACGCCTGAACCTGATGTTGACGAACCTTCTT ATGCCAGTGTGTTGGTGCTGATATTCAATGCAGCGTTACACTGTCCAAGTATGCCAGCACTTTTTACAGAGCATGCTGCAAAACATTACCATTACCTCAGAGATACTATGCCTCATCTCGTACCTAGGCTAAGACCTACTCCTACACCATTTCCCAGCCTTGGAAAAGATAGCATTGAGGATGATGAAACCAGAGATCGAAGAGGCCGGGAGTTTTTGGAAAGAATGGTCGTTGGAGCGGAAAGAGCAAGGCCATATGGTAGAGTTCACACACAGTTGTTGGAAGTAGCAGGTGTTGAATTAGATCGATTGGCAGAAATGGATTCTGGAATGGAAGGAGCAGCTCGATTCACTGCTCTTTACATACGGTGCCTTCTTCTACTTAGGTCGATTGTTCAAGAGCTTTCATCTCCTCCATCAAGTTCTTCATCAACTATTTCTGGATCAAGCTCAACCAACAATGTTGCTGTGTTACTACAGCATGCCCAAAA gctGCAAAGATTGTTCACAGGCTTGGGCGTAGAAGAAATTTCTTTGGCAAATGATATCCATTTGAAAGCACTGGCAGTAGAGTTGATACGTGTAACACGTGGTGCAACCGGAAGTGCGTTACCACTGGCTCGTCACTTCCTTTCAGAGGCCGATGCTCTTCCACCTGATTCTAGAAAATTACCGCCTTTCTCTAGGGCTTTGGTTCTTCAATTACCTTCTCTCGGAGAGGCGAAACCTGGAAGTTTAACTCGCCTCCTGATACCCTTGCTGCTAACACCTCCTGCACAAGGAGAGGAAAGGCTGCCAAGACCATCTACAATGACTCGTGTCTGTCGTGCTATCATCGAAGAGCCGAGAGGAGACGCAGATGCTGCCTTGAAATTTACGGGTGGTTTGCTATTAGGCATTCCTTTGACAGCAAAGATTCTAAATCTTCGAGATCCGGGAATGTTACGTATCAAACTACGCCATCCTGATCAGCAGATACAATTACTACTACCACGACAATCTGATTTACGTTCTCAAACCACTAATCAAAGTGAATACAGACTTAGGACAACTGTACTACTTTCGCATCAAGTGTGGATGGAAGCTTGTAACGTGGAAGTTTCATTATCGCTTCTTGTTCCATCGTCACCTATTTGCACGCATCCTCCACTTGACGATCCATGTGTTATTGACTTGTGCAAGCCTGTCAAAGTTTCTGTTTCTCCCAAGCCAATCAAAAGAGGTATCTAA